In Acetomicrobium sp. S15 = DSM 107314, the sequence GGGGTGGGGCGTAGCAGCGGCGATTGCTTTCGGCACATCTGTCGGGGCTCTGGTATTCGTAATAGCTTTGGGAGTTAATGTCATTATGTTGTTGCTAAATTGGACGAAAACGTTAAACGTAGATCTGTGGAATTTTTGGCATTACGCCTTTACTGGCTCTTTGGTATATCTCGTTACGGGGAACAACCTGCCACTGGGCTTGTTAGCCGCTGCCATACATGCCGCGGTGGCTCTGTTGATAGCGGACTGGACCGCCAAAAATGTGCAGGAGTTCTTTAAAATTCCTGGCGTTTCCATACCTCAAGGCTGGGCTGTAAGCAGCGTGCCCATCATCAAGATCTTAAACGCAATAATCGAGAAAATTCCAGGTTTGCGCGAGGTTTACTGGACTTCCGAATCGCTGCAAAAGCGCCTTGGTGTCTTTGGGCAGCCGATAATCATGGGCGCCGTTTTGGGATTGCTTTTTGGAGTGCTCGCCTACGGTATAAATCCCGGGGAGATGGGCCCATCCGAAGTTTTGGGCAAAGTGTTGATGCTATCGGTGCAGATGGCTGCCGTAATGCTGCTCGTGCCTCGTATAATCGCTATCTTCATGGAGGGCTTGACGCCTCTTTCCGAGGCGGCGCGATCTTTCATGCAGAAGCGCTTTGCCGGCCGGGAGTTTTACGTCGGACTCGATTCCGCCATCTTGATAGGGCACCCGATTACGATTGCGGCGGCTATCATACTGATCCCGATCGCTTTGTTTTTAGCCGCCGTTCTGCCAGGGAACACTACGCTTCCTGCCGCTGATCTGGCCGCTACTGCCTTCTTCGTGTCGATGGTCCCGCCGCTTACCAAGGGAAACTTGTTTCGCTCTATCTTATACGGTGCAATCATTATGGTAGTCGTGTTGTATGTCTCGAGCGCTTTTGCCCCTTTGCTCACCCAGATTGCCAAGAACATAGGCTATGCGATTCCGGAAGGCGCCGTTCAGATAACCGGCTTATCTGGCGGCAACTGGATAGCCTGGATTATAACCACTATAGCGAGGGCGTTGTTCGGTTAAGTAAGAATGTGTGAGGCGATGTTTGTGAAAAGAGAGCTCGATTGGGAACTTCTTGAAAAATTGTGTTCGATTCATGCAATGTCCGGGCACGAAGATGCCATGGTCACTTTTTTGTATGATAGGATTGCTTCAATTGTCGATTCCATCAGCATCGACAACTTGGGCAACGTGGTGGGGATCTTAACAGGGTCACAATATCCCGCCAGCCGTCTGATGTTGCAGGCCCACACGGACGAACTTGGCCTCGTGGTCCGCAACGTCACCGCAGATGGCTTCCTTTTGGTGGAGCGCGTGGGCGGTGTGCCCGAAAAGACGCTCCTCGGCCAGCGTGTCGATGTAGTGACCGAAGACGGCGGCATCGTTACGGGCTACGTGGGCCCCAAATCTCACCATGTCACCAAACCAGAAGAAAAATATAAGGTTCCGAACATCCACGACATGTTTATAGATGTGGGTTTGTCGAGCAGTGAAGCCGTGGAGGGAGCGGGAATAAAGGTGGGAGACCCTGTTTTGTACCATCCCAACTTCTGTTGTTTCGGGGATGGCATGATTTCTTCCAAAGCTCTCGACAACCGGGTTGGGGTTTTCGTTTTGCTGGAAACCCTCAGGGCTTTGGCTCGCAACCGTCCGCCTTCTACCTTGGTCTTTTCGTTCACGGTCCTTGAAGAGTTCAGCATCCGCGGTTCTTTACCTACCATCGCTGCCACTGAACCCGACGCCATCATATCTGTCGATGTTACTATCGCTACGGACACGCCTGTCGAGGAGCCGCTTCATCCTGTGGCTTTAGGCCATGGTCCTGCAATAAAGATGATGGATTTTCACGGCCGAGGCACGCTGGCGGGCCTTTTCCCCTCGCCCAAACTGCGTCGATTTATAGAATCGGTTGCGAAGAAGCAAGGCATACCGCTACAGCGCGAGGTAATCGTGGGGGTTATAACGGATCCGGCGTTTCAGCTTTACGTAGGCAAAAAGGGCCAAGTCATTGCGGGAATCTCGATACCGCAGCGATATAGTCATTCCCCAATTCAGACTTGCCACGAGTCGGACATCGCTTGGGCTGTTGACCTGGTGGAGACGACGGCTAGGGCTTTTACTCCAGAGGTGGACTTGAGTCGTGGGACCATTACCGTGAGAAAGGGGCATCAGTGACCATGAAATGGCTGAGGGAACTGTTTGGAACTAAAAAGCCGATCATCGGGATGTGCCATATGCGGGCTCTGCCCGGAGACCCGGGTTACGCACTAGACAAGGGCATGGATTGGATATACGAATGCGCGCTTCGTGACCTTAAGGCTTTGCAGGAGGGCGGGGTGGATGCCGTGTTGTTTTCCAACGAGTTCAGCCTTCCCTACCTGACCGAGGTTGACACCATTACAGTGGCGTGTATGGCAAGCATCGTTGCTTCTCTTAAACCTGAGATCAAGTTGCCCTTCGGAGTTAACGTCTTGTGGGATCCGAAGGCCTCGATAGATTTGGCCATGGCCACAGGGGCGTCTTTTGTGCGCGAAATCTTCACCGGCGTCTATGGCAGCGATTTCGGTTTATGGAACACCAATTGCGGCAAGGTCGTCCGCCATCAGCATGCCATAGGTGCTGACCATGTACGCCTGTTCTTCAATATCGTCCCTGAGGCGGCGGCATACTTAGGTTCGCGAGATATCGCGGATATTGCTCGATCGACGACGTTCAACGCAAGGCCAGATGTTTTATGCGTCTCAGGCCTTACCGCCGGCAGAGAGGCGTCGACACAAACCCTGAAGATCGTAAAGGAGGCTGTACCGGACGTGCCGGTATTTGCTAACACCGGCGTACGATTAGAGAACGTGGCTGAACAGCTCGCCATCGCCGATGGCGCTATAGTCGGCACGGCTTTCAAAGTCGATGGCAATACGTGGAACCCCATCGATGCAAACCGCGTCAAGGCTTTCATGAAAAAGGCGAGAGAGGCTCGGGGAGAGTAGCGAATCGTGCCCGTCAAGATTGCGCCTTCGTTGGCATCGGCACCGTTAACCTGTTTAGCCTCTGTGGTGAAAGAGCTCGAAACGGCAGGGGCAGACTACATCCATTTTGATGTAGAGGACGGGTCGTTTGTGCCGGTCATGACGTTAGGCGTAAAGGTCATAGGAGACCTGCGTCCGCTGACTAACATTCCCTTCGATGTCCATTTGATGATGCATGACCCCGAGTGGCTGTTGCCTTATTTGATAGAGATGGGAGCGGATCGCGTTGTCGTTCATGTTGAGACATGCAAATACCCGCGTCGCACCTTGCGTATGATCGCTGAGATGGGAGCGAAAGCTGGGGTCGCTCTGAACCCGGCTACTCCGCTGCCGGACCTCAAATACCTGCGCCCTTATCTTTCCTTTGTCCTAACGCTGACGACGGAGCCTGAGCTTCCCGATTGCCCTTTCCTGCCAGAGATTTTAGACAAGATCTCTAAGGGGAAGAAAGATCCGGCTTTGAACGGGATTGAATGGGCAGTCGATGGCGGCATCGGGCTCGATAATATAGGCGAGGTCGTGCGTTCTGGCGCAGATACGGTGGTGGTTGGCAGGGCAATCTTTAAAAATAGCGAGATCGCCGAAAATCTACGTGCTCTGCGCGAGGCTGCAAATTCCTGCCGATCGTGAGGGAAAGCTATGCAATATACGTTAATGGATTTGCTAAGACAGGCACATATCATCACAGGTCTTAAAGTTCTCAATGCGCAGGAGGCCATCGAGGAGCTCTCAAAAGCGTTATCGGAAACCGGGCATGTAGAACCGGAGTTTGCCGATGATGTGTGGAAGCGCGAAAAGATTTATCCGACGGGCTTGCCCACAAAGCCGGTAGCGGTTGCCATGCCCCACGCAGATCCAAATCACGTGAAACAGTCGGCTATGTGCGTAGGCGTGCTTAAATCGCCTGTAGAGTTCGGCCAAATGGGCACCGATGGCTCTGTGTTGTTAGACGTGCAACTGATATTCCTGTTGGCCATCAAAGAACAGGAGAAGCAGGTTCAGATGATCCAGCAGTTGGTGAGCTTGATTCAATCATCGGAGTTGCTCGAGGCCCTCGTCAAGAGCGAGAGTGCCGAAGAGGCCTTTGCCCTGATTAAGGCTGCATCCATGCAGGTTCAATCACGTGCTTAGCGGCGCGGAGGAATGATGGTTAGAGAGCGGGCGTATTGGGTTTTAGAGAGGACGGAATCTCCCAAGTTTCCCTATAGGCTTTCCATAGTGAGGGGAGAGGGGATATTGCTCTCTTTGCTGGTGGGGGACCGCTGGCCCGGGAGCAAGGGGAATATCTTTTGTCTCAGGGATGACCCACACTTCTCGCCGGAGCCGCTCGAGGAAGTGGAGCGCGTCCCCGTGGTGAACATGAGGCGCTATGGCAAGCGCCTGTCGATAGTCTTGGATAGGACGAGGAGAAAACGCTGCGACTTCCTCTTCCTCGAAAAGCAATACAAAGACGGCAGTGGCACGTATGAACAGATCTTCTGGCAGACCCAGAAAGGTTTGAAGGAGCGCAAGACCAAGACGCGCTTCGCCGTGTACAACAAAGGCGAAGACGCTCTGCACATAGTGATAGATGCGCACGAGCGTTACCCCTGGAGGTTTGCCGGCTGTCGAGAGGAGCGCTCCGTCTTGCCCGCAGGGGATTACGCGTTGCTCGAGGATGACGAGATCGCCGCAGTGGTGGAGCGCAAGACCATGGAGGATATGATCTCTAGCCTTTCGAACCTGCGCATACTCCACCAGGCCGTCAGCGAGCTCGAGGCATACCCCTTATCCGCGCTGGTCATCGAGGCTGAGTATGCCGACTTCTTGAAGCCAGACAAGATTCGCCCGCTGAACCCTTCCTACTGTGCCAGGGCCTTCGCGGAACTCGTCGCCCTTCACGCTTCGGTCATCGTGCATTTCGCCGGCAGCAGAAAGCTGGCCAATCTTTGGACCTTGGCCTTCTTTCGGGCCGTTTCCGGCATAAAAAAAGAGCCGCAGTTTCAGCTTCCTTTGGGAATGCCCGCCTATGTGAGGTCGCCGGCGCTGCAGAGCAGGGTCTCTCTCCGCGTGAGGGACGCATTGAAGGCGTTGCCTGAGGAATTTCGCTTTAGCGAATTGAGGGAAAGGCTCTCCGACGTCCCCGAAGCGGCTCTGCGGCGCGCTTTGAGGGACATGCGCGACCTCGGGCAGGTGGAGTGCAAAGGAAAGGGGAAGACGGCGCGGTGGGTGCAAAATGCGGCTTTTTGAGGGCGCTGTATTTGCTTGCCTCGGTGTGGTGTTGATCTTATGCACAGAGCTTGCCGGCGTTGTCATGGGCGCCGACATTGAAGACCTCTCCTTGCCTCAATGCGCCGCGTTCTACCTCAGAGCCGACTACGATGTGCCGCTGTTGGAGAGCGGCTTACAGCAGAAGCGCGACGAGGAGTGGAATGCGCGTTATTTTTCTCCTTGGACCGCCGATGGATTTGTCCACTCCGTCTCCGACCTCCTCTATCCCTGGAGAGTTTACGGAGATAGAGAAATCTTCGGGGAGAACGGCCGCCCCAGGGGAAGCTCCTGGCTAAGTGGTTTGCTAAGGGGTGCGAATTTTGCCGCCTTCAGGTCGCTCGACAGTAGAGGCGTGATTTTGGAAGAGACAAACCTGCGCGCCCTTCCGACGGAAAAACCGCTGTTTTTGGCCCCTCCCTCTTCGTATGAAGGTTTTCCCTTCGATTACGCCCAAGTCTCTGCCCTCAATGCGGGTGAACCCGTCAGGGTTTCTCACCTCTCCGAGGATCGTTCGTGGGCTTTGGTCGAGACCGGTTACGCCGCCGGTTGGGTTGACTCTCGCCGCGTCGCCGCTGCAGACGACTACTTCGCTGAGATATGCAGCTATGCGAATATGCCCCTCGTGGCGGTTACGAAAGACGGCGTGGCGATGTGCGACTCAAGCGGGCGCTTTCGCTCGCGCACTCGGATAGGCAGCGTCTTTCCGTTAAAAAAGAATCTATTATACGAATACGAGGTTGCGCTCCCGGCGAGCGATGGAGGCATCGGGGCGAAAGTCGTCTCGGGCAGGATCTCGAAAGGCGCGTCCGAGCGCAAACCCATCCCTTTTACGCCTCGGAACGTGGCAAATTTGATCGATGAGATGTTAGGGGCGAGCTACGGCTGGGGTGGCCTATACGGGAATAGGGATTGTTCCGCCGCCGTAAGGGACCTCTTCGCTCCTTTCGGCATTTGGCTCCCCAGGAACTCCGCGGACCAGGCCGCGTGGGGGCGCACGGTGTCGCTCCAGGGATTGCCCAGGGAGGAGAAGGAAAAGAGGATCGTCAAAGAGGGGATACCCTTCGCCACACTCCTCTACAGGGAAGGGCACATCATGCTTTATATAGGCCACTACAGGGGAAGGGCCATGATCTTCCACAATATGTGGGGCATAAAGACACTTGAGGGTGGCGCCGAGGGCAGACATGTGGTGGGCAAGGCGGTCATAACCACCCTCTATCCGGGTGCAGAGCTCGCAGACCTCCACCCCGACGGACTGCTCATCGATGCCATCACGGCGATGACGTCTCTGGTGCCATCCGAGCGAAGCGGGCCTCTCCGTTTTTGAGGTGGATCCACGTTCGCGATAGTGCGACCCAATAGAGGTTGTGGTCGGTTGCAATATGTGGTAATATGGCCACATAAGAGGGGGAGGCGCGATGAAAGATCTGATCGAGCGCAAGGCGGCGATATTGAAGGCTATCTCTCACCCCGTGAGGCTCTCTATCGTGGAAGAGCTTTCTAAGGGGGAACGATGTGCCTGCGAGTTGGCGTCTCTTTTCCCCGTGGATCGGACCACGGTGAGCAAACACTTGGCGCTGTTGCGCCGCTTGGGGATCGTGGAAGACCGAAAGGACGGCCTGAAAATCTACTACCGATTGCGCATGGGTTGCCTCGTAGACCTCCTGCGGTGCCTCGACGGGGTCCTCATAAATGGCGCAAAATGCTGCAGCGATTCGGGTGAAAGGAGGTATAAGTGATGAAGATCCAAATTTTGGGGACTGGGTGTCCAAAGTGCAAAAAGTTGGCGAGCCTCGTCGAGGAAGCTGCTAAGGAATTGGCGTTGGATTATGAACTTGAGAAGGTCACCGACGTCAACGACATCGTCTCTTTTGGGGTCATGTCCACGCCGGCGCTGGCCGTGGATGGCAAAGTCCTCGTATCAGGCAAAGTGCCTTCCGCTCAGGAGGTAAAACAGCTCCTTGAGGAGGCCATAAAATAGCCACAAAACGAGTGTTGCGCGAGGCCAGTTAAACTCCTGCTTTAGGGCAGGGGTTTTAAAAAGCTCTCTATGTGAATTTTATTGCACATATAGATCGAGGAAAGTAGACGAACTTGAGGAGCGAATTCGATGAACGCGGAGCTTAAAAAATTTTCTCATCTTGCCGTTCTGTTTCTCGTTTTTTATTTTATGCCCGTAGATAGCTTGAGGTTACAGAATGCGGCGATCGAAGCCTTGGCCATGACGCACGAATATGCAAGAAAACACGTGCTGCTGTGCCTCGTGCCGGCTTTTTTCATCGCCGGAGCGATCAGCGTCTTCGTCTCTCAGCAGTCGGTCATGCGCTACTTGGGAACGAGCGCGAAACGCTGGGTGGCCTACGCGGTGGCGGCGGTATCCGGTGCGGTCCTGGCGGTCTGCTCCTGCACGGTCTTGCCGATCTTCGCGGGCATCTACAAGCGGGGGGCCGGTTTGGGTCCGGCGTCGGCTTTCCTCTATTCTGGCCCAGCCATCAACGTCTTGGCGATAGTCCTCACCGCGCGCGTCCTGGGGTTGGAATTGGGAGTGGCCAGGGCAGTTGGCGCTATCGGCTTTAGCGTCCTCATCGGTCTGCTGATGGCCTTCGTTTTTCGCCACGATGAGGAGGAGCGACAGCAGGCCTTTGTGGGGCTGTCGATCCCTGAGGCCGCCCGACCTCTGTGGAAAACGGTCTGGTTCATGGCGAGCATGGTCGCCTTTCTGGTATTCGCCAACCTGGCTGCGCCGACCGTGCCTGTGGGCTTTTGGGCTGCCGCATACCGGGCGAAGTGGGTCGTGGCTGGTCTTGCTCTTGTTTCTACAGTCCTTTCGGCTCGTCTTTGGTTCGACAGCGGAGAGAGGGCCGACTGGTATGCCTCTACCTGGAGCTATGCTCTGCAGGTGTTGCCCCTCCTTTTCGGCGGGGTTTTGGTCGCCGGTTTTCTCTTCGGCCGCCCCGGGCACGAAGCCCTGATACCGAACCGCTGGGTGGTAGCCATGGTGGGGGGAAACTCACTCTTCGCCAACCTCTTCGCGGCGGTCGTGGGGGCCTTCATGTACTTTGCCACCTTGACGGAGGTGCCCATCTTGCAGGCGCTCGTCGGCGCGGGGATGGGCAAGGGTCCTGCTCTCTCGCTTTTATTGGCAGGGCCGGCGCTCTCTCTGCCGAGCATGCTCGTCATCCGAAGCGTCATTGGCACAAGGAAGACGGCCGTCTATGTCGCTTTGGTCGTCGTTTTTTCTACCCTCGCCGGCGTGACCTTTGGAGCATTTTTCGGTTGAGACGGGTTTAGACATTGAAATCTCAACGAGGTAAGCCTTTCGATCGCGTATTCGATGTGGCGCTGGGCAGGCTTGGTATATGAAATCTTATGAAAAACAGAGATATTCCGTGATTTGATGAGAAAAGATTATCATATGGCCTATATTTCATGGTTTTTAGGCGGTTACCAATATTATTGGGATTTTTTGGGATTTGACTAAGGTTGACCTACTGACTAATATTAACCTTGGCAATGATCCTTGAAAATTAAAGATTCATAAGGGAGGTGGATCGCGATGGCTCGCAGAGAATTGGCTCGGTATGAAGAACCTACTTCCTTCTCCCTGTTGCCGGAGTTGGATGATTTCTTTAGGAGCTTTTCGAACCTCTTTACGTGGTCGAGCAGGGATGTGCCCCTCGAGATATATGAGGAAGGCGATGAGCTTGTGGTGAAGGTAGACGTCCCTGGCGTGGACCCCGAGAAGGTAGAAGTGAGGGCTTATAAAGATAGAGTGGCGATCAGTTCTCAGGAGGAGAGCGAAGAGGAGAAAGAAGAGGGTCGCAAATACTACTATAAAAAGCGTCGTGGCGCCTTTAGCTACAACGTCGCCCTACCCGCCGAAGTTGATCCCGAGAAAGTGAAGGCGTCGTTCAAGAACGGGGTCATCGAACTGCGCATGGAGAAAGCTCACAAGGACGAGGGTCGCGTGATCAAACTCTCATAGCATAGCAAGTGCACTTCAGGCTATTGAAAGAGGGGGCGGTAAAACCGCCCCCTCTTTTTCGTTGCCTGGTACAGAGCCAGCCTTTAATGTAAAATGGCAAATACGGGTGAGTAAAATCAGCGCACAGGACAGCTCCTCGCATACCGCAGACTACGAAAGGCCGAGCTTTGGACTTAAGCGGGTGTTTTGGAGTGCTCAGGAGATAGAGTAGTAATGCGTGGAGGAGGAGTGCATATGTTTAACATGCAGAGAAGTTTATGGATCGTTACGGCGATCATCATCATCGTCTTATTGGGCTTTCCCTCGTTCGTTCACTTCTATACCGATTATCTGTGGTTTGGCGCTCTCGGCTTCAAAGGTGTCTTTTTGAGGCGCATTTCGTTCGAGGTGGGACTCGGCATACTTGTGGCTGCGGCATCGTTTTTCTTTCTCTTCGCCTGCTGGCGCAGGGCGCGCAAGATCGCCCTCCGCGACGCCTTTGCCTCTTATGATTCCCCATTGGCTCAGCCCGTTGCCGGTTTTGCCATTGCGGGCATATCCGGGATCGTGGCGATTGCCAAAGGTTTGGAGGCACGAACGCAGTGGGAGACGCTGTGGCGTTTCATCCGCGCCGTTTCCTTTGGCAGGGCCGACCCGATCTTCGGCAATGATGTGGGCTTCTATGTCTTTCGCCTTCCCTTCTATAGCTTCCTTCAAGGATGGCTGTTGGCGCTTTTAGGGGTTGCTTTGGCAGGCGCCGCGGTGATTTTGCTCGCAGACCGCGTGAGGGAGAGCAGGGAGGGCGGATCGTTCTGGATCTCTAAGGCGGCACAAGCATATCTCGGGACCCTTGCGGGGGGTATAGCATTGCTGCTATGCGTCGGGCATTGGTTGGGCCGCTACAATCTCCTTTACTCCACTCGGGGCGTCGTCTTTGGCGCCAGCTACACCGACGTCCACGCTGAACTGCTGGCGTTGAATGCGCTCGTGGCCGTCACGGGGATCCTCGCCGTGTTGTTGCCCATCTCAGCTCGGCGGCGCAGCTGGAAAGCTCCTCTCCTGCTTGTGGGTGTGTGGTTAGGCGTGAGTATCGTATTGAGGGGGCTTTATCCCGGCATAGTTCAGCGATATGCGGTCGAACCCAACGAATTTCAGCGCGAACGTCCTTATATAGAGTACAATATCGCCGCGACACTTTATGCCTTCGACTTGGAAAATTTGTCCTCCGTTTCGATGGTTCCCGCCCGTGAGGTTACGGCTAAAGACGTGGAGGAAAACGTCGAGACGCTGCGAAACGTGCGCCTTTGGGACTTTGCTCCTCTTCTTCGAAGCTATCGTCAGCTTCAGGAGATCCGCTCCTATTACGAGTTTTACGGCATCGACGTAGATCGCTATGAGCTTGGTGACGAGAGAAGACAATTGATGCTTTCTCCCAGGGAGTTGGACCTGCGCCAGCTCCAAAACCCCACCTGGGTCAACCTGCACCTCGAGTTCACCCACGGTTACGGAGTGGTGGCAAGTCCCGTGAACGAGGTCACGCCTACTGGACAACCCATCTTCTTCATAAAAGATCTTCCTCCCGTGAGCTCCGTGCCCATACAAGTGGAAAGGCCGCAGATTTATTACGGAGAGAGTCCGTCTTCTTATGTTTTAGTCAAGACGAGCGTTAAGGAGTTCGACTATCCTATGGGTGACGCCAATGTGCGCACCACCTACGAAGGGA encodes:
- a CDS encoding PTS galactitol transporter subunit IIC, with translation MEIVATAFNFLTGLGSPVMLPIVIFILGIILGQKVGRAFVSAITVGVGFIGLGLVISLLFDALGPATSALVEATGLQLNSLDVGWGVAAAIAFGTSVGALVFVIALGVNVIMLLLNWTKTLNVDLWNFWHYAFTGSLVYLVTGNNLPLGLLAAAIHAAVALLIADWTAKNVQEFFKIPGVSIPQGWAVSSVPIIKILNAIIEKIPGLREVYWTSESLQKRLGVFGQPIIMGAVLGLLFGVLAYGINPGEMGPSEVLGKVLMLSVQMAAVMLLVPRIIAIFMEGLTPLSEAARSFMQKRFAGREFYVGLDSAILIGHPITIAAAIILIPIALFLAAVLPGNTTLPAADLAATAFFVSMVPPLTKGNLFRSILYGAIIMVVVLYVSSAFAPLLTQIAKNIGYAIPEGAVQITGLSGGNWIAWIITTIARALFG
- a CDS encoding M20/M25/M40 family metallo-hydrolase, whose amino-acid sequence is MKRELDWELLEKLCSIHAMSGHEDAMVTFLYDRIASIVDSISIDNLGNVVGILTGSQYPASRLMLQAHTDELGLVVRNVTADGFLLVERVGGVPEKTLLGQRVDVVTEDGGIVTGYVGPKSHHVTKPEEKYKVPNIHDMFIDVGLSSSEAVEGAGIKVGDPVLYHPNFCCFGDGMISSKALDNRVGVFVLLETLRALARNRPPSTLVFSFTVLEEFSIRGSLPTIAATEPDAIISVDVTIATDTPVEEPLHPVALGHGPAIKMMDFHGRGTLAGLFPSPKLRRFIESVAKKQGIPLQREVIVGVITDPAFQLYVGKKGQVIAGISIPQRYSHSPIQTCHESDIAWAVDLVETTARAFTPEVDLSRGTITVRKGHQ
- a CDS encoding BtpA/SgcQ family protein, which produces MKWLRELFGTKKPIIGMCHMRALPGDPGYALDKGMDWIYECALRDLKALQEGGVDAVLFSNEFSLPYLTEVDTITVACMASIVASLKPEIKLPFGVNVLWDPKASIDLAMATGASFVREIFTGVYGSDFGLWNTNCGKVVRHQHAIGADHVRLFFNIVPEAAAYLGSRDIADIARSTTFNARPDVLCVSGLTAGREASTQTLKIVKEAVPDVPVFANTGVRLENVAEQLAIADGAIVGTAFKVDGNTWNPIDANRVKAFMKKAREARGE
- a CDS encoding ribulose-phosphate 3-epimerase yields the protein MPVKIAPSLASAPLTCLASVVKELETAGADYIHFDVEDGSFVPVMTLGVKVIGDLRPLTNIPFDVHLMMHDPEWLLPYLIEMGADRVVVHVETCKYPRRTLRMIAEMGAKAGVALNPATPLPDLKYLRPYLSFVLTLTTEPELPDCPFLPEILDKISKGKKDPALNGIEWAVDGGIGLDNIGEVVRSGADTVVVGRAIFKNSEIAENLRALREAANSCRS
- a CDS encoding PTS sugar transporter subunit IIA, giving the protein MQYTLMDLLRQAHIITGLKVLNAQEAIEELSKALSETGHVEPEFADDVWKREKIYPTGLPTKPVAVAMPHADPNHVKQSAMCVGVLKSPVEFGQMGTDGSVLLDVQLIFLLAIKEQEKQVQMIQQLVSLIQSSELLEALVKSESAEEAFALIKAASMQVQSRA
- a CDS encoding ERCC4 domain-containing protein → MMVRERAYWVLERTESPKFPYRLSIVRGEGILLSLLVGDRWPGSKGNIFCLRDDPHFSPEPLEEVERVPVVNMRRYGKRLSIVLDRTRRKRCDFLFLEKQYKDGSGTYEQIFWQTQKGLKERKTKTRFAVYNKGEDALHIVIDAHERYPWRFAGCREERSVLPAGDYALLEDDEIAAVVERKTMEDMISSLSNLRILHQAVSELEAYPLSALVIEAEYADFLKPDKIRPLNPSYCARAFAELVALHASVIVHFAGSRKLANLWTLAFFRAVSGIKKEPQFQLPLGMPAYVRSPALQSRVSLRVRDALKALPEEFRFSELRERLSDVPEAALRRALRDMRDLGQVECKGKGKTARWVQNAAF
- a CDS encoding SH3 domain-containing C40 family peptidase, which gives rise to MRLFEGAVFACLGVVLILCTELAGVVMGADIEDLSLPQCAAFYLRADYDVPLLESGLQQKRDEEWNARYFSPWTADGFVHSVSDLLYPWRVYGDREIFGENGRPRGSSWLSGLLRGANFAAFRSLDSRGVILEETNLRALPTEKPLFLAPPSSYEGFPFDYAQVSALNAGEPVRVSHLSEDRSWALVETGYAAGWVDSRRVAAADDYFAEICSYANMPLVAVTKDGVAMCDSSGRFRSRTRIGSVFPLKKNLLYEYEVALPASDGGIGAKVVSGRISKGASERKPIPFTPRNVANLIDEMLGASYGWGGLYGNRDCSAAVRDLFAPFGIWLPRNSADQAAWGRTVSLQGLPREEKEKRIVKEGIPFATLLYREGHIMLYIGHYRGRAMIFHNMWGIKTLEGGAEGRHVVGKAVITTLYPGAELADLHPDGLLIDAITAMTSLVPSERSGPLRF
- a CDS encoding ArsR/SmtB family transcription factor, producing the protein MKDLIERKAAILKAISHPVRLSIVEELSKGERCACELASLFPVDRTTVSKHLALLRRLGIVEDRKDGLKIYYRLRMGCLVDLLRCLDGVLINGAKCCSDSGERRYK
- a CDS encoding thioredoxin family protein; its protein translation is MKIQILGTGCPKCKKLASLVEEAAKELALDYELEKVTDVNDIVSFGVMSTPALAVDGKVLVSGKVPSAQEVKQLLEEAIK
- a CDS encoding permease, translating into MNAELKKFSHLAVLFLVFYFMPVDSLRLQNAAIEALAMTHEYARKHVLLCLVPAFFIAGAISVFVSQQSVMRYLGTSAKRWVAYAVAAVSGAVLAVCSCTVLPIFAGIYKRGAGLGPASAFLYSGPAINVLAIVLTARVLGLELGVARAVGAIGFSVLIGLLMAFVFRHDEEERQQAFVGLSIPEAARPLWKTVWFMASMVAFLVFANLAAPTVPVGFWAAAYRAKWVVAGLALVSTVLSARLWFDSGERADWYASTWSYALQVLPLLFGGVLVAGFLFGRPGHEALIPNRWVVAMVGGNSLFANLFAAVVGAFMYFATLTEVPILQALVGAGMGKGPALSLLLAGPALSLPSMLVIRSVIGTRKTAVYVALVVVFSTLAGVTFGAFFG
- a CDS encoding Hsp20/alpha crystallin family protein, with the translated sequence MARRELARYEEPTSFSLLPELDDFFRSFSNLFTWSSRDVPLEIYEEGDELVVKVDVPGVDPEKVEVRAYKDRVAISSQEESEEEKEEGRKYYYKKRRGAFSYNVALPAEVDPEKVKASFKNGVIELRMEKAHKDEGRVIKLS
- a CDS encoding UPF0182 family membrane protein — protein: MFNMQRSLWIVTAIIIIVLLGFPSFVHFYTDYLWFGALGFKGVFLRRISFEVGLGILVAAASFFFLFACWRRARKIALRDAFASYDSPLAQPVAGFAIAGISGIVAIAKGLEARTQWETLWRFIRAVSFGRADPIFGNDVGFYVFRLPFYSFLQGWLLALLGVALAGAAVILLADRVRESREGGSFWISKAAQAYLGTLAGGIALLLCVGHWLGRYNLLYSTRGVVFGASYTDVHAELLALNALVAVTGILAVLLPISARRRSWKAPLLLVGVWLGVSIVLRGLYPGIVQRYAVEPNEFQRERPYIEYNIAATLYAFDLENLSSVSMVPAREVTAKDVEENVETLRNVRLWDFAPLLRSYRQLQEIRSYYEFYGIDVDRYELGDERRQLMLSPRELDLRQLQNPTWVNLHLEFTHGYGVVASPVNEVTPTGQPIFFIKDLPPVSSVPIQVERPQIYYGESPSSYVLVKTSVKEFDYPMGDANVRTTYEGSGGVPIGSLWGRLLFATRFGDSRILFTDAILPESRIMFYRTINERVRRVAPFLRYDGDPYLVIAEGRLFWVQDAYTVTGRYPYAEPIVISADGGRREWINYIRNSVKVVVDAYNGSLDFYIVDEEDPLVRSWSAIFPGLFKSSSEMPAWLLSHRRYPMDLFRIQSEVYRTYHMTDPNTFYNKEDLWVSPVKDGKPMPPYYITMRLAQEDEAEFLIATPFLPVGKNNMIAWMAGRCDGDNYGELVVYDFPKQELIFGPSQVEALIDQHPEISSQLSLWSQRGSDVIRGQLMVIPLGDSILYVQPLYLRAENSDLPELKRVIVSTGGRVAWAQYFDDALSILLGTAPPRRPAVESEAVSRPEGVGAPDVSSLVREASESWTEAKEALSDGNWVEYGKALERLEEALRRLEEAVYGQGEQNP